Sequence from the Nitrosospira multiformis genome:
CCGGGCTTCAAGGCGCTTCAGGCCAATTTCAATGCCGCAACTATCGCAATAACCATAATCGCCAGTGTCTATTTTGGCAATGGTCTCATCAATTTTCTTGATTAATTTACGCTCGCGGTCACGATTGCGTAATTCCAGCGCCATGTCTGACTCCTGGCTGGCACGATCGTTAGGATCGGCGAAAATCGTCGCTTCATCCTGCATGGTATGCACCGTGCGATCGATATCCTGCCCTAATTCAATTTTAATACCTTCCAGTATGTTGCGAAAATGCATAAGCTGCCTGGAACTCATGTAGCTTTCCCCCTTCTTCAGCTTATAAGGGGTCGCTGGTTTACGCAGTTCTTGCGGCATTTTTAATATCCCTTTTATATTTCAGGTGACGTATAAAGGTACTTTTACAGAAAAGAATATTATACAGCAATACGCTTGCTATTCGTCCGCCGCGACATGCG
This genomic interval carries:
- the dksA gene encoding RNA polymerase-binding protein DksA, coding for MPQELRKPATPYKLKKGESYMSSRQLMHFRNILEGIKIELGQDIDRTVHTMQDEATIFADPNDRASQESDMALELRNRDRERKLIKKIDETIAKIDTGDYGYCDSCGIEIGLKRLEARPTATLCIDCKTLDEIREKQVAK